From one Helicobacter sp. MIT 21-1697 genomic stretch:
- a CDS encoding citrate synthase, with product MASITLTNNETKESFEFELIECTRGPKAVDFSKLFERANIFSYDPGYGSTAGCKSTISYINGKEGELLYKGLPVEKIVEKYQFTDVCKLLITGEVPKNETETKEFEIELVHRSFLNEGLINIFNAFPDSAHPMANLSASLSALSTFHFRHLDMGNEEERQVMARRAIAKIPTLAAFAYRHSLGIPYIYPDVARGYVENFLYMLRAYPGGKMKHTTKGEVEITPLEVEAMDKIFTLHADHGQNASTTTVRNVASTGAHPYAALSAGVNALWGAAHGGANEKVLDMLNEIGDAKNVDKYINKAKDKNDPFRLMGFGHRVYKNYDPRAKILKKLKDDLDAKGIKMNARLSDLAHKVEEVALSDSYFVERNLYPNVDFYSGIILSALKIPVSLFTPIFVIGRMPGWCAQLLEHVKDPTTRITRPRQVYIGE from the coding sequence ATGGCAAGCATTACTTTAACAAATAATGAGACAAAAGAGAGCTTTGAATTTGAACTCATTGAATGCACAAGAGGACCAAAAGCAGTGGATTTTTCCAAGCTTTTTGAACGCGCTAATATTTTTTCTTATGACCCCGGTTACGGTTCAACCGCAGGATGCAAATCAACCATTAGTTATATTAATGGGAAAGAGGGAGAACTGCTTTATAAAGGGCTTCCGGTAGAAAAAATTGTAGAAAAATATCAATTTACTGATGTGTGTAAGTTGCTTATTACAGGTGAAGTTCCTAAAAATGAGACAGAAACCAAAGAGTTTGAGATTGAGCTTGTGCATCGCAGCTTTTTGAATGAGGGACTCATTAATATTTTTAATGCATTTCCTGATAGTGCTCACCCTATGGCAAATCTCTCTGCCTCTCTCTCTGCACTTTCTACTTTTCATTTCCGCCATTTAGATATGGGTAATGAGGAAGAACGTCAAGTGATGGCAAGACGAGCAATTGCTAAAATTCCTACACTTGCAGCGTTTGCATATAGACATTCTTTAGGGATTCCTTATATTTACCCTGATGTTGCGCGTGGCTATGTTGAGAATTTCCTCTATATGTTGCGTGCATATCCGGGTGGAAAAATGAAACATACAACTAAGGGTGAGGTTGAGATTACTCCCTTAGAGGTAGAAGCAATGGATAAGATTTTTACACTTCACGCTGACCACGGGCAAAATGCTTCCACTACTACTGTGCGGAATGTCGCTTCTACGGGCGCACACCCTTATGCAGCATTAAGTGCTGGGGTTAATGCACTATGGGGTGCAGCACACGGAGGTGCAAATGAAAAAGTGCTAGATATGCTTAATGAGATTGGCGATGCAAAAAATGTAGATAAATACATTAATAAAGCAAAAGATAAAAATGACCCATTTAGGCTTATGGGCTTTGGACATCGTGTGTATAAAAACTATGACCCACGCGCTAAGATTCTTAAAAAGCTCAAAGATGATCTTGATGCTAAGGGCATTAAAATGAATGCACGATTAAGCGATTTGGCGCATAAGGTTGAAGAAGTGGCGTTAAGTGATAGTTACTTTGTAGAGCGAAATCTTTATCCAAATGTTGATTTTTACTCTGGTATTATTCTTTCTGCACTTAAAATTCCTGTGTCTCTTTTCACACCTATTTTTGTTATCGGACGTATGCCGGGTTGGTGTGCACAGCTTTTAGAGCACGTTAAAGACCCAACTACGAGAATCACACGACCAAGACAAGTATATATAGGTGAGTAA
- the tatB gene encoding Sec-independent protein translocase protein TatB, with protein MFGVGIFEVLVILIVAVIALGPNKLPQTIVDIVKFFRAVKKTMAEAKESFDKEIQLSEIKQEALKYKDTIESEVNKLTKDIKLDELREISVDSLAKPLQETKESLSQEAKNLQSTLTSLNSDISYESPSSTQTSAIEQSLPTDSTKEIAYATQSPQNPTDSVHSSPLIESAQTSPSTKDS; from the coding sequence ATGTTTGGTGTTGGTATTTTTGAAGTATTAGTTATTTTGATTGTGGCAGTTATTGCACTCGGTCCTAACAAACTTCCGCAAACTATTGTTGATATTGTCAAATTTTTCCGCGCTGTCAAAAAAACTATGGCAGAGGCAAAAGAAAGTTTTGATAAAGAAATTCAGCTCTCTGAAATCAAACAAGAAGCGCTTAAATACAAAGATACCATTGAAAGTGAAGTCAATAAACTCACAAAAGATATAAAGCTTGATGAATTACGCGAAATAAGCGTGGATTCTCTTGCCAAACCCTTGCAAGAGACAAAAGAATCTCTCTCACAAGAAGCAAAAAATCTACAAAGCACTCTGACATCTCTTAATAGTGATATAAGCTATGAAAGTCCCTCATCAACACAAACATCTGCCATAGAGCAATCCCTACCCACAGATTCTACAAAAGAGATTGCATACGCCACGCAAAGTCCTCAAAATCCAACAGATTCTGTGCATTCTTCACCTTTGATAGAATCTGCACAAACTTCACCATCTACAAAGGATTCATAG
- the serS gene encoding serine--tRNA ligase: MIDTKALINQFDEIKARLAIKKVSEESLSELKKIALAYKSCKQELEELQAFQNKTSKLFGQYKREQKDITELKVALDENKMKMSTLESALKDIESHLEILAYGIPNLPDDATPQGEDENDNVEIKKVLTPPHFDFAPKEHWELGVTNGWIDFEAGVKLAKSRFSVLRGMGAKINRALINFMLDYNEKAGFESVITPVIVNARALFGTGQLPKFEEDMFKVDSHFDDEQSEHDLYLISTSEITLTNLYQDSIIPSEELPIMLTAQTPCFRKEAGSAGRDTRGMIRQHQFDKVELVAITHPTQSVAMQEKMVQTASGILSELKLPHRLVQLCGGDLGFSASNTIDIEVWLPGQNCYREISSISNTRDFQARRAKIRYKENGKNALVHTLNGSSLAVGRTLIAIMENYQQADGSIIIPEVLHKYL, translated from the coding sequence ATGATTGATACAAAGGCATTAATAAATCAATTTGATGAGATAAAAGCGCGACTTGCCATTAAAAAGGTGAGTGAAGAAAGTTTAAGCGAACTTAAAAAGATAGCTCTTGCTTATAAATCTTGCAAGCAGGAGCTTGAGGAGTTGCAAGCATTTCAGAATAAGACTTCAAAGCTTTTTGGGCAATATAAAAGAGAGCAAAAAGATATTACAGAGCTCAAAGTAGCACTTGATGAAAATAAAATGAAAATGAGCACTTTAGAATCCGCCCTCAAAGATATAGAATCGCATTTAGAGATTCTTGCTTATGGGATTCCAAATCTGCCTGATGATGCTACACCACAGGGCGAAGATGAAAATGATAATGTTGAAATCAAAAAAGTGCTTACACCACCACATTTTGATTTTGCGCCTAAAGAGCATTGGGAGCTTGGTGTTACAAATGGGTGGATTGATTTTGAAGCGGGAGTGAAACTTGCCAAGAGCAGATTCTCTGTTTTACGCGGAATGGGTGCTAAGATCAATCGTGCGCTTATTAATTTTATGCTTGATTATAATGAAAAAGCAGGGTTTGAATCTGTCATAACACCTGTGATTGTTAATGCACGTGCACTTTTTGGCACAGGGCAGCTGCCAAAGTTTGAAGAAGATATGTTTAAGGTGGATTCTCATTTTGATGATGAACAAAGTGAGCACGATTTGTATCTTATCTCTACTTCCGAAATTACTCTTACTAATCTCTATCAAGATAGCATTATTCCAAGTGAGGAATTGCCTATTATGCTTACAGCTCAAACGCCTTGCTTTCGTAAAGAAGCAGGAAGTGCAGGGCGCGATACACGCGGAATGATACGCCAACATCAGTTTGATAAAGTTGAGCTTGTGGCTATCACTCACCCAACTCAAAGTGTAGCAATGCAGGAAAAAATGGTGCAAACAGCAAGTGGGATTTTAAGTGAATTGAAGCTTCCTCATCGTTTGGTGCAGCTGTGTGGAGGTGATTTGGGCTTTAGCGCAAGCAATACAATTGATATTGAAGTGTGGCTTCCGGGGCAAAATTGTTATCGCGAGATTAGTTCTATATCAAATACGCGTGATTTTCAAGCGCGTAGAGCAAAGATTCGTTATAAAGAAAATGGTAAAAATGCTCTTGTGCATACATTAAATGGTTCATCATTGGCAGTAGGGCGCACACTTATTGCGATTATGGAAAATTATCAGCAAGCTGATGGGAGTATCATAATCCCTGAAGTATTACACAAGTATCTATAA
- a CDS encoding 50S ribosomal protein L25/general stress protein Ctc codes for MLEGQIRESISKSQAKALRNDGYLIANIYGKGQQNIHCAFKLNDFIKAMKQKTTLIFPVKVGNKTLEVVIQEYQKDPVTNTLIHVDLLLAQKGILNKYKVPVKVKGSAKGLKNKGVLFVSTKRISVKCAAENLPNVYELDVSDLDVGDSILIRDLPQFDNVNVLNRPSVAVVGVIKAK; via the coding sequence ATGTTAGAAGGACAGATTAGAGAGAGTATTTCAAAATCTCAAGCAAAAGCTTTGAGGAATGATGGTTATCTAATTGCAAACATTTATGGCAAAGGGCAGCAAAATATTCATTGTGCCTTTAAGCTTAATGATTTCATTAAAGCAATGAAGCAAAAGACTACCTTGATTTTTCCTGTGAAAGTAGGCAATAAAACTTTGGAAGTGGTGATTCAGGAGTATCAAAAAGATCCCGTAACAAATACGCTTATCCACGTGGATTTGCTTTTGGCACAAAAAGGTATTTTAAATAAATACAAAGTTCCTGTAAAAGTTAAAGGAAGCGCGAAAGGGTTGAAGAATAAAGGTGTGCTTTTTGTTTCTACAAAGCGCATTAGCGTTAAATGTGCTGCTGAAAATCTCCCTAATGTTTATGAGCTTGATGTGAGTGATTTAGATGTGGGGGATTCTATCCTTATTCGCGATTTACCACAATTTGATAATGTAAATGTGCTGAATCGTCCATCTGTGGCAGTAGTTGGAGTTATTAAAGCCAAATAA
- a CDS encoding tetratricopeptide repeat protein produces the protein MAEEQENNVGDNLEIPDSQGKDGANEGDSQNQEGTESAAGQNKIKALIGTLESRLQPFLQMLKENKVLMIGVIAIFVLIVIFLILVIVLLLSKNAPQEEPEPTPISRKIIEPAPILGASKRPEVDNTELGNMIKKANLLYTQGDKMEALHLFENIAVYSQSIAYYNLGVIELKEGDYKKAINSFDGAINAGEDISVSAFNAAYSAYMLGDMNLYEYYLGISSSYLYYTANQPLYSYLYGLLQYYKGFYFESLSPFLNPSSTSYAKESKKMASEAFLVFGDEYNALAQLKQVATKDDNFAIALLHARLGEYTQAKRYLYEYLGSHIGDAQALMALQLIELKSGNFKEGALILERLNAKEEDAKVFNDYPIKVKLRDDLFDINLAQENFWNRRFEHNKILGYKILFYYAPFRVFDAKNALAIIEDGNINAYSNNIESARSILQEGQKVSQINRSLAQDLRTLSLNQDIRETIKSMESLLKDYPNHSILHYNVGLLYAQMSDFDNAYLHFIRAYHLDGNDTMSGIFALMCAELTYRDTSRLSNSISNDLAEINYTSKIEYNFLLSLFRYTGNSPSDSLAWLNSMQSEALQDRKPIYYALDAVYGIYTANANQIVGAFERIKKIYTKDVVANTMYELGKRFGSNLKDFALQMNIIYKEKNLDMRSIYYGPSLARELYVYVGFVTGSLRSVQEELEAKLVVETRTSNGILQALALSNIYSNDFEKAFAFYNSLLDDLHEDDSQTRFYAAIAAMGAGRHENAVALLQLSKIESATNFEARYALGLLYQEGKNMKAATQHYDKIANTNFESEFFDFDIDTSDLLDVDKQANKDT, from the coding sequence ATGGCAGAAGAACAAGAAAACAATGTCGGTGATAATTTAGAAATCCCAGATTCGCAAGGTAAAGATGGTGCGAATGAGGGAGATTCTCAAAATCAAGAAGGCACAGAATCTGCTGCTGGGCAAAATAAAATTAAGGCTCTTATAGGGACACTTGAATCGCGCTTGCAACCTTTTTTACAAATGCTCAAAGAAAACAAGGTATTAATGATTGGTGTGATTGCTATTTTTGTGCTTATCGTAATATTTTTAATATTAGTCATTGTATTACTTTTGAGTAAAAATGCCCCACAAGAAGAGCCAGAACCTACACCTATTTCGCGCAAAATTATTGAGCCAGCTCCGATTCTTGGTGCTTCTAAGCGTCCAGAAGTTGATAATACAGAACTTGGAAATATGATAAAAAAAGCGAATCTCCTCTATACGCAAGGCGATAAGATGGAGGCTCTTCATTTATTTGAAAATATTGCTGTGTATTCACAATCCATTGCTTATTATAATTTAGGTGTTATTGAGCTCAAAGAGGGCGATTATAAAAAGGCAATTAATTCTTTTGATGGAGCAATTAATGCTGGAGAGGATATTAGCGTAAGTGCTTTTAATGCCGCTTATAGCGCATATATGTTAGGTGATATGAATCTTTATGAATATTATTTGGGGATTAGCTCAAGTTATTTATATTACACAGCAAATCAACCGCTTTATTCCTATCTTTATGGTTTGTTGCAATATTATAAAGGATTTTATTTTGAATCCCTTTCGCCCTTTTTGAATCCAAGCTCAACAAGTTATGCAAAAGAGAGCAAAAAAATGGCTTCAGAGGCGTTTTTGGTTTTTGGTGATGAATATAATGCACTTGCTCAACTCAAACAAGTGGCAACTAAAGATGATAATTTTGCTATTGCACTTTTGCACGCTCGGCTTGGAGAATACACACAGGCAAAGCGATATTTATACGAATATCTTGGCTCACATATAGGCGATGCGCAAGCACTTATGGCTTTACAGCTTATTGAGCTTAAAAGTGGAAATTTTAAAGAGGGTGCATTAATTTTAGAACGACTTAATGCTAAAGAAGAGGACGCAAAAGTTTTTAATGATTATCCGATTAAGGTTAAATTGCGTGATGATTTGTTTGATATTAATCTTGCGCAGGAAAATTTTTGGAATCGCCGCTTTGAGCATAATAAAATACTCGGCTATAAGATTCTCTTTTATTATGCGCCTTTCAGAGTGTTTGATGCAAAAAATGCTTTAGCAATTATTGAAGATGGGAATATCAATGCTTACTCAAATAATATTGAGAGTGCTAGAAGCATTTTGCAAGAGGGGCAAAAAGTTTCACAAATTAACCGTTCTCTTGCACAAGATTTGCGCACTTTATCCCTTAATCAAGATATTAGAGAAACGATTAAGTCAATGGAATCTCTGCTTAAAGATTATCCAAATCATTCAATTTTGCATTATAATGTAGGCTTACTTTATGCGCAGATGAGCGATTTTGACAATGCGTATTTACATTTTATTCGCGCCTATCATCTTGATGGTAATGATACAATGTCAGGTATTTTTGCATTAATGTGCGCCGAGCTGACTTATAGAGATACTTCGCGTCTTAGCAATTCAATTTCTAATGATTTAGCAGAAATTAATTATACAAGCAAAATTGAGTATAATTTTTTACTTTCGCTCTTTCGTTACACGGGCAATTCTCCTTCAGATTCGCTCGCTTGGCTTAATAGTATGCAAAGTGAAGCCTTGCAGGATAGAAAGCCTATTTATTATGCGCTTGATGCCGTGTATGGTATTTATACCGCAAATGCAAATCAAATAGTGGGTGCATTTGAGAGGATAAAAAAGATTTACACCAAAGATGTTGTGGCAAATACAATGTATGAGCTAGGCAAACGATTTGGCAGTAATTTAAAAGATTTTGCCTTGCAAATGAATATTATTTATAAAGAAAAAAATCTTGATATGCGCTCAATTTATTATGGTCCTTCTCTTGCGCGTGAATTATATGTATATGTGGGTTTTGTAACAGGTTCTCTGCGTTCTGTGCAAGAAGAATTAGAAGCGAAGCTTGTGGTAGAAACACGCACAAGCAATGGCATTTTGCAGGCATTAGCACTTTCAAATATATACAGCAATGATTTTGAAAAGGCTTTCGCATTTTATAACTCATTGCTTGATGATTTGCACGAAGATGATTCTCAAACACGTTTTTATGCTGCGATTGCGGCTATGGGAGCAGGTCGCCACGAAAACGCAGTAGCTCTTTTACAGCTTTCAAAGATAGAATCTGCGACTAATTTTGAAGCACGATATGCGCTTGGATTGCTCTATCAGGAGGGCAAGAATATGAAAGCTGCGACACAGCATTATGATAAAATCGCAAATACAAACTTTGAATCTGAATTTTTTGATTTTGATATTGATACAAGTGATTTGCTTGATGTAGATAAACAAGCAAATAAGGACACATAG
- the tatC gene encoding twin-arginine translocase subunit TatC, protein MLEDLKPHIQDLRKRLIVSISVLFIAFVACFGFWEEIFHIIKLPLVEVLGSEVRGKFIASGMIEGIFIAMKSALFAALVISTPVIFWQVWIFVAPGLYKNEKKVVIPFVFFGTTMFAIGVVFSYFGVLPFIIKNVLLFGNDQFEAYITAENYFTFFIRLVIGFGIAFELPVLCFFLGKVGLITDESLKNFFKYAVVLIFIIAALIAPPDAISQILLAIPLTALYGISIVVLKFVNPAQPQDEEEDEEDIAKTDLQEKQEDKESSL, encoded by the coding sequence ATGCTTGAAGACCTCAAACCACACATACAAGACTTACGCAAAAGACTTATTGTTAGTATCTCTGTATTGTTTATTGCCTTTGTTGCGTGCTTTGGCTTTTGGGAAGAAATTTTCCACATTATCAAACTCCCTCTTGTTGAAGTGCTAGGAAGTGAAGTAAGAGGTAAATTCATTGCTTCAGGTATGATAGAGGGGATTTTCATCGCAATGAAATCTGCGCTTTTTGCCGCACTTGTTATCTCTACGCCTGTTATTTTTTGGCAAGTATGGATTTTTGTCGCTCCGGGCTTATATAAAAATGAAAAAAAAGTAGTGATTCCCTTTGTATTCTTTGGGACGACTATGTTTGCCATCGGTGTGGTATTTTCTTATTTTGGCGTGCTTCCTTTTATTATTAAAAATGTCTTGCTCTTTGGCAATGACCAATTTGAAGCCTACATCACAGCAGAAAATTATTTTACATTCTTTATCCGCCTTGTTATCGGCTTTGGTATTGCTTTTGAATTGCCTGTATTATGCTTTTTTTTGGGAAAAGTAGGTTTAATCACAGATGAAAGCCTAAAGAATTTTTTTAAATATGCAGTGGTGCTTATATTTATCATTGCTGCTCTTATTGCCCCGCCAGATGCAATCTCACAAATTCTTTTAGCTATTCCTCTCACAGCACTTTATGGAATCTCTATTGTCGTACTCAAATTCGTTAATCCAGCTCAACCTCAAGATGAGGAAGAAGATGAAGAAGACATTGCCAAAACAGATTTGCAAGAAAAACAAGAGGACAAAGAGAGTTCTTTATGA
- the pth gene encoding aminoacyl-tRNA hydrolase — MSCLLVAGLGNPSAKYQNTRHNVGFMVLDFLSKELGFDFSLDKKFNAEVGVVKIDSHKVFFLKPQTFMNLSGEAIAPFVRYFDITHTFVIHDDIDIGFGNIRFKYGGSSGGHNGLKSIDSHMGDTYFRLRFGVGRGVDKNVVEYVLSDFNIQEREQLDRLITHAKQAVMSFCNMAQYPKEHILAYLQQHFTLKMSQSTAPQAQNTQSSVAQSSQMQHTRFTQG, encoded by the coding sequence ATGTCTTGCCTCCTTGTCGCAGGACTTGGTAATCCGAGTGCCAAATATCAAAATACTCGGCATAATGTTGGGTTTATGGTGCTTGATTTTTTATCAAAAGAATTAGGTTTTGATTTTTCTTTGGATAAAAAGTTTAATGCAGAGGTAGGTGTTGTCAAGATTGATTCTCACAAAGTTTTTTTTCTTAAACCACAAACTTTTATGAATCTCTCTGGCGAAGCTATTGCTCCTTTTGTGCGGTATTTTGATATTACGCATACATTTGTAATTCACGATGATATTGATATTGGTTTTGGTAATATACGTTTTAAATATGGTGGCTCAAGTGGCGGACATAATGGCTTAAAATCTATTGATTCTCATATGGGAGATACATATTTTAGGTTGCGTTTTGGCGTAGGACGAGGCGTAGATAAAAATGTAGTGGAATATGTTTTGAGTGATTTTAACATACAAGAAAGAGAGCAGCTTGACAGACTGATTACGCACGCTAAGCAAGCAGTTATGAGCTTTTGTAATATGGCACAATATCCTAAAGAGCATATTCTTGCCTATTTGCAGCAGCATTTTACTCTTAAAATGTCTCAATCCACAGCACCCCAAGCTCAAAATACTCAATCCTCTGTTGCACAATCTTCGCAAATGCAGCATACCAGATTTACACAAGGGTAG